One Oryza glaberrima chromosome 11, OglaRS2, whole genome shotgun sequence genomic region harbors:
- the LOC127754449 gene encoding transportin MOS14, with translation MDAEASELRARLAAAVHALNHGGGHHHDPSARLAANQWLLALQRSPQAWGVATSLLAAPPPGHPPPPADLLFFAAQMLRRKIQCPPAAAGGCPTPQEVAHLLDALLLAAGRFCLGPPRLLTQISLALAALALRAEGGVDGLFARMRHLPDPAVMELLTVLPEEVVQDQSGDTGVDAAARCRFTRELMAHAPAVLEFLLAQSENNAAAADGVPLHERNRRILRCLLSWVRVGCFSEMPAAALAAHPLLTFAFNSLQVSFSFDVAVEVMTELVSHHQDLPQAFLSKMPYIREALLLPALANRSEKTIAGLVCLMSEVGQAAPALVAEGSVQALALADALLRCVAFSSDDWEIADSTLQFWCSLAHFILDSDAQTEKRNAAQEIFSPVFSSLLDALLFRAQIDTDEHGTDGELCIPDGLAQFRMNLEELLVDICLLLGAPAYINKLFSGGWGLASQSIPWKEVEVRMYALSMVADTILQDGSPFDFSIIMHFVNILSSRAHSELNGCLSLVYKSFGDVIGSYSKLLASSQSNIKPLLLFCASGILKSISSNACSLALRKLCEDGSSFMNEPQNLEILFWISEGMDAGNLRIEDEEEIISAITHALCSVLDKELRKSSLARLLCSSYTAVEKLIDIDRDQSLRQNPAAYTEALNLAVHGLYRMGALFGHLATSITSSLIDDDTVLVLLGIFWPLLERLSRSSHMENVSLSAAACRSLSSAIHSCGQHFQILLPKVLECLSTNFLLFQRHDCFLRTAASVIEEFGHKEEYVALCVRTFEALSSAASISTLNSSYTCDQEPDLVEAYANFTSTFIRCCPKEAIVASGSLLELSFQKAAICSTAMHRGAALAAMSYMSCFLDVSLAAALESREHPSDGSPGVVLAQILARCGEGLMSNVLYALLGVSALSRVHKSATILQQLAAVCSLCERTTWKAIISWDSLCRWLQSAVKSMPSEYLRQGEAEMIVPLWLNVLHDAASDYLHSRTGDNVRNNHAYMQGKGGRTLKRIVRDFAESHRNAPMPCPS, from the exons atggacGCGGAGGCGTCGGAGCTGCGGGcgaggctcgccgccgcggtgcaCGCGCTcaaccacggcggcggccaccaccacgacccgtcggcgcggctcgcggcCAACCAGTGGCTCCTCGCGCTTCAGCGGTCGCCGCAGGCGTGGGGGGTGGCCACCTCGCTGCTGGCCGCGCCGCCCCCGGGCCACCCGCCCCCGCCCGCCGACCTGCTCTTCTTCGCCGCGCAGATGCTCCGGAGGAAGATCCAGtgcccccccgccgccgccggtggttgCCCCACGCCGCAGGAGGTTGCCCACCTCCTCGACGCGCTCCTCCTCGCGGCGGGGCGGTTCTGCCTCGGCCCGCCGCGGCTGCTCACGCAGATCTCCCTGGCGCTCGCGGCGCTGGCGCTCCGCGCCGAGGGCGGGGTGGACGGCCTCTTCGCGCGGATGCGGCACCTCCCCGACCCCGCCGTGATGGAGCTGCTCACTGTGCTCCCCGAGGAGGTCGTGCAGGACCAGAGCGGGGACACCGGGGTGGACGCCGCGGCGCGCTGCAGGTTCACCCGCGAGCTCATGGCGCACGCGCCCGCCGTGCTCGAGTTCCTCCTAGCCCAATCCGAgaacaacgccgccgccgccgacggggtcCCCCTCCACGAGCGCAACCGCAGAATCCTGCGCTGCCTACTGAGCTGG GTCCGCGTGGGATGCTTCTCGgagatgccggcggcggcgctcgcggctCACCCACTTCTCACCTTCGCGTTCAACTCGCTGCAG GTGTCCTTCTCGTTTGATGTGGCCGTAGAGGTTATGACCGAGCTTGTCAGTCATCACCAA GATCTACCTCAGGCATTTCTAAGTAAAATGCCATATATTAGAGAAGCTCTTCTTCTACCAGCTCTTGCCAACAGAAGCGAGAAGACTATTGCTGGTCTTGTTTGTTTGATGTCTGAAGTTGGTCAGGCA GCACCTGCTTTGGTTGCAGAAGGGAGTGTTCAAGCACTTGCTCTTGCCGATGCACTTTTGAG ATGTGTAGCCTTTTCTAGTGATGATTGGGAGATTGCAGATTCAACCTTGCAATTTTG GTGCAGTTTAGCACATTTTATACTTGATAGTGATGCACAAACAGAAAAAAGGAATGCTGCACAAGAGATATTTTCCCCTGTGTTTTCTTCACTGCTTGATGCACTTCTTTTTCGTGCTCag ATTGACACTGATGAACATGGCACTGATGGGGAATTATGCATACCTGATGGACTAGCACAGTTCAGAATGAACTTGGAGGAGCTTCTTGTTGATATTTGCTTGCTTCTAGGTGCTCCTGCGTATATTAATAAG CTTTTTTCTGGTGGATGGGGTTTGGCTAGCCAATCAATTCCTTGGAAAGAGGTAGAAGTTCGAATGTATGCACTTAGCATG GTCGCTGACACAATTTTACAAGATGGAAGCCCCTTCGATTTTTCAATCATAATGCATTTTGTGAACATTCTGTCGAGCAGAGCACACAGCGAACTTAATGGATGCCTATCCTTG GTATACAAATCATTTGGTGATGTCATTGGTTCTTACTCAAAGTTGTTGGCATCCTCTCAAAGTAATATTAAACCATTACT CCTGTTCTGTGCTTCAGGGATTTTAAAATCCATATCATCAAATGCTTGCTCATTAGCTTTGCGTAAACTTTGTGAGGATGGTTCTTCATTCATGAACGAGCCTCAGAATCTGGAAATTCTTTTCTGGATCAGTGAG GGCATGGATGCGGGGAATCTGCGAAtagaggatgaggaagagatCATTAGTGCAATTACACATGCTTTATGTTCTGTTCTTGACAAAGAGTTAAGGAAAAGTTCACTAGCAAGGTTACTTTGTTCCAGCTACACAGCAGTGGAGAAGCTT ATTGACATAGACAGAGATCAATCTCTGCGTCAAAATCCAGCGGCTTACACAGAAGCATTGAACCTTGCTGTCCATGGTCTCTACAG GATGGGTGCTTTATTTGGCCATTTGGCGACATCAATTACATCTAGTCTGATTGATGATGACACGGTTTTGGTTCTTCTTGGTATATTCTGGCCACTTCTTGAAAGACTTTCCCGATCATCTCATATGGAGAATGTTAGTTTATCTGCAGCTGCATGTCGTTCTCTTTCTTCAGCCATACATTCTTGTG GACAACACTTCCAGATTTTGTTACCTAAAGTTCTGGAATGCTTATCAACAAATTTCTTACTGTTTCAAAGGCATGACTGCTTCTTAAGAACAG CTGCCAGTGTTATTGAAGAATTTGGTCACAAGGAAGAATATGTTGCTTTATGTGTCAGAACTTTCGAAGCACTTAGCTCTGCAGCTTCAATATCTACTTTGAATTCTTCTTACACATGTGATCAAGAACCTGATCTTGTTGAAGCCTATGCAAACTTTACATCCACATTTATTCGCTGCTGCCCAAAG GAAGCTATTGTCGCATCTGGCTCCCTGCTTGAGTTGTCATTTCAAAAGGCAGCTATATGCTCTACAGCAATGCACCGAGGAGCAGCACTTGCTGCGATGTCATATATGTCAT GTTTTCTTGATGTTAGCCTCGCTGCTGCACTAGAATCTCGAGAGCACCCCTCTGATGGATCACCTGGTGTGGTGCTAGCTCAAATTTTGGCACGCTGCGGTGAAGGTCTCATGTCAAATGTACTTTATGCTCTACTTGGTGTATCGGCCTTGTCAAGG GTGCATAAATCTGCAACAATATTGCAGCAGTTGGCAGCAGTGTGCAGCCTCTGTGAGAGAACAACGTGGAAGGCCATTATTTCTTGGGATTCCCTTTGTCGATGGCTGCAATCAGCG GTGAAATCTATGCCCTCAGAGTACCTAAGGCAAGGGGAAGCTGAGATGATAGTTCCTTTATGGCTCAACGTACTTCATGATGCAGCCTCAGACTATCTTCACAGTAGGACTGGTGATAATGTCAGAAACAACCATGCTTACATGCAAGGGAAAGGCGGAAGAACCCTTAAGCGTATAGTCAGGGACTTTGCAGAAAGCCATCGGAATGCCCCCATGCCCTGCCCTTCGTAA
- the LOC127755318 gene encoding uncharacterized protein At3g49140-like, protein MLLAAATATAAPVSSSSSFFAATTRATTTTRFSAQLQLSLPRRCRSWWGNGKARRSSRRRSHHCWAGGGAATPEDHMDELPPGRGRYHPFEEIAEKLQVDDGEPAHLTDAESARTIVEVNSKATVMISTLIDEGVHERIILPEFPYLTDENGDIYFEVDNDDALLESIMGDDKTAHVIIGLDNTQVFADLDLAAASATEFAKEDDDDDDDDDDSDDEESDFDDDFDGEGVFAVDDDDGDEDGEDEDLPRWTDLETMNSCHPLYFARMIAETSTKSSIDWLDRPPASLVVEGQLRPAFAEESTMVSRHLSNDEPRKDNKESGATFFKVEVLSIELITAYGTEPKVKIGEYRKARPDIIAHSAPNIISRLRAGGDKITQALKSLCWRCKAIQIEEAAVIGVDCLGFDLRVCSGTQVQTLRFAFPAKATSEFGAEKQIHELLFPRIQQEGQSPQTRQKES, encoded by the exons ATGCTTCTGGCGGCGGCAACTGCCACAGCAGCGCCGGTGTCCTCTAGCTCTAGCTTCTTCGCCGCGACGACaagagccaccaccaccacccgcttCTCCGCCCAGCTCCAGCTCTCGCTGCCACGCCGGTGCCGATCCTGGTGGGGCAATGGGAAAGCGcgccggagcagccgccgccgcagccaccatTGCTG ggccggtggcggcgccgcgacgccgGAGGACCACATGGACGAGCTGCCGCCGGGGAGAGGCCGCTACCACCCGTTCGAGGAGATCGCCGAGAAGCTCcaggtcgacgacggcgagcccgCCCACCTCACCGACGCCGAGTCCGCACGAACCATCGTCGAG GTGAATAGCAAGGCGACGGTGATGATCTCGACGCTGATCGACGAGGGCGTGCACGAGAGGATCATCCTGCCGGAGTTCCCCTACCTCACCGACGAGAACGGAG ATATTTACTTCGAGGTCGACAACGACGACGCCCTCCTGGAGAGCATCATGGGAGACGACAAGACTGCG CATGTTATCATAGGGCTTGACAACACTCAGGTCTTTGCTGACTTGGATCTGGCCGCGGCATCTGCGACTGAGTTTGCTAAAgaagacgatgacgacgacgatgatgatgacgactcGGATGATGAGGAGAGTGACTTTGATGATGACTTTGATGGG GAGGGTGTGTTTGCagtcgatgacgacgatggcgatgaGGATGGAGAAGACGAAGATCTGCCTAGATGGACAGATCTAGAAACCATGAATTCCTGCCATCCATTGTACTTTGCAAGGATGATTGCAGAG ACCTCAACCAAGTCTAGTATAGACTGGTTGGACAGACCACCTGCAAGCCTTGTTGTTGAGGGTCAACTAAGACCGGCCTTTGCTGAAGAGAGCACCATGGTTTCAAGGCATTTATCAA ATGATGAACCACGGAAAGATAACAAGGAGAGTGGTGCAACATTTTTCAAGGTTGAGGTTCTGAGCATTGAGCTGATCACTGCATATGGAACTGAG CCAAAGGTAAAGATAGGGGAATACCGGAAAGCTAGGCCAGATATCATTGCGCATTCTGCACCGAACATAATATCGCGCTTGAGAGCTGGTGGAGACAAGATAACCCAGGCTCTGAAATCACTCTGCTGGAGGTGCAAGGCCATCCAAATAGAG GAGGCAGCTGTCATTGGAGTGGACTGCCTTGGGTTTGACTTGAGAGTGTGCTCAGGAACACAAGTGCAGACACTGAGATTTGCGTTCCCTGCAAAG GCCACTTCAGAGTTTGGTGCAGAGAAGCAAATACACGAACTTCTGTTTCCTAGGATACAGCAAGAGGGACAGTCACCACAAACTAGACAGAAAGAGTCTTGA
- the LOC127755319 gene encoding protein AUXIN RESPONSE 4, whose translation MPPASAAAGDGAAPDQEPPPSPLPPPPPPPPPRPAPSLASALPFWFYLTAAVSLLALLLPHLLPSSPPPLPPLLRSHASGGSVLKLHPGPDLFAVTSKPTTTTAAAAVLVLPGLAAGSFSFRHALRSLSSRGVLAAAVDLPGQGMSPPCDAPPPPPRKSPFREIMDRGVFHAFEHLVETGEVPFQEPAAAPEPPPHARLYAPHEAAASVARAVDALGLLGAAAPVHLVLHDSALVAGAAFVSANPAAVRSVTLIDATAILPAFPAAVLGVPVLGSMVVRVPALFRGLLRLCCAREMGAEVAEAHRAAMRMEGKRDAVFESWKALNQSFDLKEWRGSSEAVRKLPMMVLWSGSWTDRWIDEGKKVVAALPDAKFIYHSGGRWPQEDAYDELSELIAEFVTSLPTSVRSQHIDQSSEQATAQE comes from the exons ATgccgcccgcctccgccgccgccggtgacggcgcGGCGCCCGACCAAGAGCCGCCCCCGAGCCCCCTAcccccgcctccccctcccccgccgcctcgaccggcgccctccctcgcctccgcgctCCCCTTCTGGTTCtacctcaccgccgccgtctccctcctcgcgcttctcctcccccacctcctcccttcctcgccgccgcccctcccgcctCTCCTCCGCTCACACGCCTCGGGCGGCAGCGTCCTCAAGCTCCATCCGGGCCCCGACCTCTTCGCCGTCACCTccaaacccaccaccaccaccgccgccgccgctgtcctcgtcctccccggcctcgccgccggatCCTTCTCCTTCCGCCACGCCCtccgctccctctcctcccgcggcgtcctcgccgcggccgtcgaccTCCCGGGGCAGGGCATGTCGCCGCCCTGCGacgcgccgcctccccctccccgcaaGAGCCCCTTCCGCGAGATCATGGACCGCGGCGTCTTCCACGCCTTCGAGCACCTCGTCGAGACGGGCGAGGTGCCGTTccaggagcccgccgccgcgccggagccgccgccccACGCCCGGCTCTACGCGCCCCACGAGGCGGCCGCGtccgtcgcccgcgccgtggacgcgctcggcctcctcggcgccgcggcgccggtgcaCCTCGTGCTCCACGACTCCGCGCTCGTGGCCGGGGCAGCCTTCGTGTCGGCCAAcccggcggcggtgcggagCGTCACCCTGATCGACGCCACGGCCATCCTGCCGGCGTTCCCCGCGGCGGTCCTCGGCGTGCCGGTGCTGGGGAGCATGGTGGTCCGGGTGCCGGCATTGTTCAGGGGACTCCTGCGGCTGTGCTGCGCGCGGGAGATGGGCGCGGAGGTGGCCGAGGCGCACCGTGCGGCGATGCGAATGGAGGGGAAGAGGGATGCAGTGTTTGAGTCATGGAAGGCTCTGAATCAGAGCTTTGATCTGAAGGAGTGGAGGGGCTCTTCGGAGGCAGTGAGGAAATTGCCGATGATGGTGCTGTGGTCGGGTTCTTGGACCGATAGGTGGATTGATGAGGGGAAGAAGGTGGTCGCGGCATTGCCGGATGCCAAATTCATCTACCATTCCGGTGGTCGATGGCCTCAG GAGGATGCGTATGATGAACTCTCGGAGCTGATAGCAGAGTTTGTGACATCATTACCAACATCTGTGCGGTCGCAGCATATTGACCAATCTTCTGAACAAGCAACAGCTCAAGAGTAA